One segment of Dolichospermum sp. DET69 DNA contains the following:
- a CDS encoding pyridoxamine 5'-phosphate oxidase family protein produces the protein MTQSLDTKPQIQALRQLLAGLECGMLTTIDDDGSLHSRPMSIGHEIDDNGTLWFFTSANSHKIVEIQHHQQVNVSFSAPNQQRYVSILGTAQLTRDRYQLQEKWRPELGIWFPQGIDEPDIALLKVKVNKVDYWESSSSFIPQTISFF, from the coding sequence ATGACACAATCATTAGACACAAAACCACAAATTCAGGCATTGCGTCAACTGCTTGCAGGTCTTGAATGTGGGATGTTAACCACAATTGATGATGATGGTAGTTTACACAGTCGTCCTATGTCAATAGGTCATGAAATTGACGATAATGGGACACTTTGGTTTTTTACCTCAGCTAACTCCCATAAGATAGTAGAAATCCAACATCATCAACAGGTAAATGTGAGTTTTTCTGCACCTAATCAGCAGCGATATGTTTCTATATTAGGTACAGCACAATTAACAAGAGATCGTTATCAACTTCAAGAAAAATGGCGACCAGAATTAGGAATTTGGTTTCCCCAAGGAATAGATGAACCAGATATTGCTTTGCTAAAAGTGAAAGTTAATAAAGTAGATTATTGGGAGAGTTCATCTAGTTTTATTCCGCAAACAATCAGTTTTTTCTAA
- a CDS encoding alpha/beta fold hydrolase: MQTSIAPSTKPIPGQYWQWRGHNVYYVQAGESQTQRPPLLLVHGFGASTDHWRKNITELGADFQVFAIDLLGFGRSAKPKLQYSGDLWRDQLHDFISEVIGQKTILAGNSLGGYACLCVASQRPDSAAGVVLLNSAGPFSQPENQIQPPANPLQKLLGKPIKWAFKQRLAQSLLFQYTRQKWVIRRTLEKVYLDKSAITDQLVEEIQQPAFDKGALDVFVSVFSSPQGEKVDILLKQLTCPLLLLWGEADPWMKARERSQKFHEYYPQLTEYFLTAGHCPHDEIPEQINSHLRDWVISLN; this comes from the coding sequence ATGCAAACAAGTATCGCTCCCTCTACAAAACCTATTCCTGGTCAATACTGGCAATGGCGCGGACATAACGTATACTATGTACAAGCAGGAGAATCACAAACCCAGCGTCCACCTTTGTTATTAGTACATGGTTTTGGTGCTTCCACAGACCATTGGCGCAAGAATATCACAGAATTGGGTGCAGATTTCCAAGTATTTGCCATTGACTTGTTAGGATTTGGGCGTTCAGCAAAACCTAAATTACAGTATAGCGGTGACTTGTGGCGTGACCAACTCCATGATTTTATCAGCGAAGTTATTGGTCAAAAAACAATTTTAGCAGGTAATTCCTTGGGTGGTTATGCTTGTTTATGCGTCGCTTCCCAACGTCCTGATAGTGCGGCTGGTGTGGTATTGCTTAATAGTGCCGGTCCCTTTTCTCAACCAGAAAATCAAATTCAACCTCCTGCAAATCCTCTGCAAAAACTTTTGGGTAAGCCTATTAAATGGGCATTTAAACAACGTTTAGCTCAATCTTTATTATTTCAATATACGCGCCAAAAGTGGGTAATTCGTCGCACCTTAGAAAAGGTTTATCTTGATAAAAGTGCAATTACTGATCAATTAGTAGAAGAAATTCAGCAACCAGCTTTTGATAAAGGTGCTTTAGATGTATTTGTTTCTGTTTTTAGCAGTCCTCAAGGAGAGAAAGTTGATATTTTACTCAAACAATTAACTTGTCCTTTACTGTTATTATGGGGAGAAGCAGATCCTTGGATGAAAGCCAGAGAACGTTCTCAAAAGTTTCATGAATATTATCCTCAATTAACAGAATATTTTCTCACAGCAGGTCATTGTCCCCATGATGAAATTCCCGAACAAATAAATTCACATTTACGGGATTGGGTAATTAGTTTGAATTGA